A region of Nitrosomonas stercoris DNA encodes the following proteins:
- a CDS encoding ribonuclease BN, giving the protein MRLRVLGCSGGIGTDSYTTAMLLDDDVLIDAGTGVGTLALDDLLKIDHVFVTHAHLDHIAFIPFLVDTTGSLRDRPLIVHALPSTLQCLQAHIFNDHIWPDFSCIPDANRPYMRYEPIAVGKTITLGSRKITPLPADHIVPAVGFQMDSGQSSLVFTGDTTASDALWDVINQITNLRYLIVESAFSDAGQEIAVHSKHFYASLLAKELNKLQHAAEIYITHLRQSEAEVTMREISAGVKHCKLHRLMNNQVFEF; this is encoded by the coding sequence TTGCGATTACGAGTGTTGGGTTGTAGTGGTGGAATTGGTACAGATTCCTATACTACAGCCATGTTGCTGGATGATGATGTTCTAATTGATGCCGGAACCGGGGTTGGCACATTGGCGCTAGATGATCTGTTAAAAATAGATCATGTATTTGTTACCCACGCCCATCTGGATCACATTGCTTTTATTCCCTTTTTAGTGGATACCACTGGCAGCTTGCGCGATCGTCCTCTGATTGTGCATGCACTGCCATCCACCTTGCAGTGTCTGCAAGCGCATATCTTTAATGATCATATCTGGCCGGATTTTTCCTGTATTCCCGATGCCAACCGCCCTTATATGCGCTATGAGCCAATTGCTGTTGGCAAAACAATTACATTAGGTTCGCGCAAAATTACTCCCTTACCGGCCGATCATATTGTACCGGCGGTAGGTTTTCAGATGGATTCCGGACAATCCAGTCTTGTATTTACTGGTGATACGACTGCAAGTGATGCATTGTGGGACGTGATCAATCAAATTACCAATCTGCGTTATCTAATTGTTGAATCTGCTTTTAGTGATGCTGGACAAGAGATTGCGGTTCACTCAAAGCATTTTTATGCCTCTCTGTTAGCGAAAGAACTGAATAAATTGCAGCATGCTGCCGAAATATATATTACGCATTTACGCCAAAGTGAAGCAGAAGTAACCATGCGTGAGATTTCTGCTGGTGTTAAGCACTGCAAACTTCATCGGTTGATGAATAATCAGGTATTTGAATTTTAG
- a CDS encoding proline iminopeptidase, whose protein sequence is MTRTELFPPIEPYDHGKLPVDGIHIMYWEQAGNPDGVPVLFLHGGPGAGASPDHRRFFDPAHYRIVIFDQRGAGRSTPLGELKDNSTPLLIKDIEKLRQQLGIKQWLVFGGSWGSTLALAYGEAHPECCLGFILRGIFLCRPKEIDWFLYGLQTFFPEVWYEFASRLPAEDRRDILTAYYRLLTHPDPDVHFPAAKAWSRYEGSCSTLLPNPEVMNHFTDNTVALGLAKIEAHYFKHNIFLPENSLLDNIHTLHHLPGVIVQGRYDAVCPITSAYDLHLAWPQAEYIVVDGAGHSAWEPGIRAELVKATEKFKQII, encoded by the coding sequence ATGACACGCACCGAACTCTTTCCACCAATTGAACCCTATGACCATGGCAAACTGCCAGTGGATGGTATTCACATCATGTACTGGGAACAAGCAGGTAATCCGGATGGTGTGCCTGTACTCTTTCTGCATGGTGGACCAGGTGCAGGCGCATCGCCCGATCATCGACGTTTTTTTGACCCTGCCCACTATCGCATTGTTATATTTGATCAACGCGGAGCAGGACGTTCCACACCGCTGGGTGAACTAAAAGACAATTCCACTCCCTTATTGATTAAAGATATTGAAAAATTGCGGCAGCAACTGGGCATCAAACAATGGCTAGTTTTCGGTGGATCCTGGGGCAGTACATTAGCACTCGCCTATGGCGAAGCACATCCTGAGTGCTGTTTAGGATTTATATTACGCGGAATTTTCTTGTGCCGCCCTAAAGAAATCGATTGGTTTTTGTACGGATTACAAACTTTTTTCCCGGAAGTGTGGTACGAATTTGCCTCCCGCCTGCCAGCAGAAGATCGGCGAGATATTCTCACTGCTTACTATCGTCTATTAACTCATCCTGATCCCGATGTGCATTTCCCGGCAGCGAAGGCATGGAGTCGTTATGAAGGCAGCTGTTCAACCCTGCTGCCCAATCCGGAAGTCATGAATCATTTCACTGACAATACTGTTGCACTGGGATTGGCAAAAATTGAGGCACATTATTTCAAGCACAATATTTTCCTGCCAGAAAATAGCCTATTGGATAACATCCACACACTGCATCATTTACCGGGAGTCATCGTCCAGGGGCGTTACGATGCAGTTTGTCCGATTACCAGCGCATACGATCTCCACCTGGCCTGGCCACAAGCAGAATATATCGTTGTTGACGGTGCTGGTCACTCCGCTTGGGAACCAGGCATTCGTGCCGAACTGGTTAAAGCAACTGAAAAATTTAAACAGATAATTTAA
- a CDS encoding ATP-dependent dethiobiotin synthetase BioD 1: MATGFFVTGTDTGIGKTTVSCALLHAFFTQGYTTVGMKPVVSGQEDGVWQDVEYLKVASSAKLPQELINPYAFVEPIAPHIAAQQTHTRIDLSHIRQSCEKLLAAADVTIVEGVGGFMVPLSISGESGATDQQYDTSDLACELGLPIILVVGMRLGCLNHALLTAHAVVATGLPLAGWVANQIDPAMLQPAANLQTLTEWLDCPLLGVLPYQRPPDPQQLAQYLDIDRLLR; the protein is encoded by the coding sequence ATGGCTACAGGGTTTTTTGTTACCGGAACCGATACCGGCATTGGTAAAACAACAGTTAGCTGTGCGTTGCTGCATGCTTTTTTCACACAAGGATATACCACAGTTGGCATGAAGCCAGTGGTGTCTGGCCAGGAAGATGGCGTTTGGCAGGATGTGGAATATCTGAAAGTAGCCAGTTCAGCCAAGTTGCCACAAGAATTAATTAATCCGTATGCTTTTGTAGAGCCCATTGCACCGCATATTGCTGCTCAGCAAACTCATACACGCATTGATCTGAGCCATATTCGGCAATCCTGCGAAAAGTTATTGGCTGCAGCGGATGTAACAATTGTTGAGGGAGTTGGAGGATTCATGGTGCCGCTCTCTATATCTGGTGAATCTGGCGCGACTGATCAACAGTACGACACCAGTGATTTGGCATGTGAGCTGGGTTTGCCGATTATTTTAGTAGTGGGAATGCGTTTAGGGTGTTTGAATCATGCATTATTGACAGCGCATGCTGTTGTGGCAACTGGTTTGCCGCTGGCGGGTTGGGTAGCCAATCAAATTGATCCAGCGATGTTGCAGCCAGCAGCCAATTTGCAGACATTAACTGAATGGCTGGATTGTCCGTTGCTAGGTGTGCTGCCATATCAGCGGCCACCTGATCCGCAACAACTGGCACAATATTTGGATATAGACAGGTTGTTACGATGA
- a CDS encoding malonyl-[acyl-carrier protein] O-methyltransferase: MLYDHVLDKRMLRRSFERAAFSYDQAAVLQREICDRMLARLEYIKYVPTKIIDAGSGTGYGTRKLIERYAATQVIPMDIALTMHERARAVKLEETPRWQRWLPFKRQQSDEYLCADIERLPLGDASVGMIWSNLAIQWCNDLKQTFTEAHRVLEDGGLFMFSTFGPDTLKELRQVFKEVDSFNHVNRFIDMHDIGDMLVGSGFSLPVMDMEYITLTYADVRSVMQDLKAIGARNMTLGRRRGLMGKTAWKQVVAQYEKLRQDGRLPATYEVVYGHAWKPERQAVQLKPETRRRLGLEP, from the coding sequence ATGTTATATGATCATGTACTCGATAAGCGCATGTTGCGCCGCTCGTTTGAACGGGCTGCTTTTAGCTATGATCAGGCCGCCGTGTTGCAGCGGGAAATATGTGATCGTATGCTGGCGCGTCTGGAATATATCAAATATGTACCGACGAAAATTATTGATGCAGGCAGTGGTACTGGTTATGGCACACGTAAACTGATCGAGCGTTATGCAGCTACCCAGGTTATTCCTATGGATATTGCGTTAACAATGCATGAGCGGGCACGTGCGGTTAAGCTAGAAGAAACACCACGCTGGCAACGCTGGTTACCGTTTAAACGCCAGCAATCTGACGAATATCTCTGTGCAGATATTGAACGCTTGCCTTTGGGTGATGCCAGTGTCGGCATGATCTGGTCCAATCTCGCCATTCAGTGGTGCAATGATCTCAAGCAAACGTTCACGGAGGCGCATCGTGTGCTGGAAGATGGCGGTTTGTTCATGTTTAGCACGTTTGGTCCGGATACCTTGAAGGAATTGCGGCAAGTATTTAAAGAAGTGGATTCATTTAATCACGTCAATCGTTTTATCGATATGCATGATATTGGCGATATGTTGGTCGGCAGTGGTTTTTCGTTGCCGGTTATGGATATGGAATATATCACCCTGACTTATGCAGATGTCAGGAGCGTTATGCAAGATCTCAAGGCAATTGGTGCGCGCAATATGACATTAGGGCGACGACGTGGCTTAATGGGCAAAACTGCCTGGAAACAAGTGGTTGCACAATATGAAAAACTGCGTCAAGACGGCAGATTGCCGGCGACTTATGAAGTGGTATATGGCCACGCCTGGAAGCCAGAAAGGCAGGCGGTGCAGTTGAAACCGGAAACACGTCGTAGATTGGGCTTGGAGCCGTAA
- a CDS encoding pimeloyl-[acyl-carrier protein] methyl ester esterase: MTQLHVEISGNGPDLVLLHGWAMHSGVWDNVAAPLSQHFRLHRIDLPGHGSSRACALTSLEQMVEQVIQHLPADCIVCGWSLGGQVAMRLAMQLPERIQQLVLVASTPCFVKRTDWAWGMEVATLNLFMKNLAHDYVQTLNRFLTLQVRGGEDQTRVLAQLRKSVLNDVPPEATTLQAGLKILQTSDLRAELKQIKQPVLLIHGQNDAIVPVEAAKWMQQQFSQAQLKLFSHCGHAPFFSFPEQFVSCFDVI, encoded by the coding sequence ATGACTCAATTACATGTTGAAATCAGCGGAAACGGGCCTGATCTGGTGTTACTGCATGGTTGGGCGATGCACAGCGGGGTTTGGGACAATGTGGCGGCACCCTTGTCACAGCATTTTCGCCTGCATCGAATTGATTTGCCAGGTCATGGAAGCAGTCGAGCATGTGCCCTGACTTCTTTGGAACAAATGGTTGAACAGGTTATACAACATTTGCCTGCGGATTGTATTGTATGCGGTTGGTCACTGGGTGGGCAGGTGGCGATGCGGTTGGCAATGCAATTACCGGAGCGTATTCAACAATTGGTACTGGTGGCAAGCACACCTTGTTTTGTCAAACGCACTGATTGGGCATGGGGTATGGAAGTCGCCACTTTGAATTTATTTATGAAAAATCTGGCACATGATTATGTGCAGACGCTTAACCGGTTTTTAACGCTGCAAGTTCGTGGCGGCGAAGATCAAACCCGGGTATTGGCACAATTGCGCAAGAGTGTGCTGAATGATGTGCCACCGGAGGCAACAACGTTGCAGGCAGGCTTGAAGATTTTGCAAACCAGTGATTTACGAGCTGAATTGAAGCAGATCAAGCAGCCAGTGCTGCTGATTCATGGCCAAAATGATGCCATTGTTCCTGTTGAAGCCGCCAAGTGGATGCAACAACAATTTTCCCAGGCGCAGTTGAAGCTGTTTTCTCATTGTGGCCATGCCCCCTTCTTTTCTTTTCCTGAACAATTTGTGAGTTGTTTTGATGTTATATGA
- a CDS encoding 8-amino-7-oxononanoate synthase translates to MLPDLTEALQRRKQENLYRTRPILEGPQAPHITIDGQNFLAFCSNDYLGLANHPALIAAATEGAQRYGVGAGASHLISGHSRAHHALEIALADYVGLARALLFSTGYMANMAVVTALVGREDTIFADRLNHASLNDAALLSRARFLRYPHLDLAALEKQLKTTQTRRKLVITDAVFSMDGDQAPIADLLALCQRFDAWLLLDDAHGFGVLDAQGRGSLYAHQEVDRTAPHLIYMATLGKAAGVSGAFVAASASVIETLIQHGRTYGYTTAAAPLLAHTLLTSLQLIKQDSWRREHLKQLITQLRQALQSLPWQLLPSNTPIQPLLVGENQQTMQLDQALRARGIWVPAIRPPTVPRGMARLRISLSAAHTEADVTQLSAALHELAGVLA, encoded by the coding sequence ATGCTGCCAGATTTAACTGAAGCGCTGCAGCGGCGTAAACAGGAAAACTTATATCGCACGCGTCCAATCCTGGAAGGCCCTCAAGCGCCACATATCACGATAGATGGACAAAATTTTCTAGCGTTTTGCAGTAATGATTATCTTGGATTGGCCAATCACCCAGCATTAATCGCAGCAGCCACAGAAGGTGCGCAGCGCTATGGTGTCGGGGCGGGGGCCTCTCATTTAATCAGTGGTCATTCGCGTGCACATCATGCGTTGGAAATAGCACTGGCAGATTATGTCGGACTGGCACGTGCGTTGTTGTTTTCCACTGGTTATATGGCCAATATGGCGGTGGTGACAGCGCTGGTTGGACGGGAAGATACTATTTTTGCTGATCGTCTTAACCATGCTTCACTCAATGACGCGGCGTTGTTATCACGCGCGCGTTTCCTGCGTTATCCCCATCTTGATCTGGCTGCGCTGGAGAAACAGCTAAAGACCACTCAAACACGCCGCAAACTGGTGATTACGGATGCAGTGTTCAGCATGGATGGAGACCAGGCCCCAATCGCCGATCTGTTAGCTTTGTGTCAACGTTTTGATGCCTGGTTGCTGCTGGATGATGCGCACGGGTTTGGTGTACTGGATGCACAAGGTAGAGGCAGCTTGTATGCACATCAAGAGGTGGATCGAACAGCGCCACATCTGATTTACATGGCGACTTTAGGTAAAGCAGCCGGTGTATCCGGTGCATTTGTCGCAGCCTCAGCGTCAGTGATTGAAACATTGATTCAACACGGGCGCACTTATGGCTATACCACAGCCGCTGCACCGTTGCTGGCGCATACTTTGCTAACCAGCTTGCAGTTGATCAAACAAGACAGTTGGCGACGTGAACACCTGAAGCAGCTGATCACACAATTACGCCAAGCGCTGCAGTCGCTACCTTGGCAATTGTTGCCGTCTAATACTCCTATACAGCCGTTGCTGGTAGGAGAAAATCAGCAAACAATGCAACTGGATCAAGCATTACGTGCACGTGGTATCTGGGTACCAGCTATTCGTCCACCGACTGTGCCGCGCGGTATGGCACGATTACGTATCAGTTTATCTGCTGCGCATACCGAGGCTGATGTAACGCAATTGAGCGCTGCTTTGCATGAACTAGCTGGTGTGCTGGCATGA
- a CDS encoding biotin synthase has product MESGTGLISEKQCGCAHTSADSNTQQNPAARWSVAAVEALLGLPFNDLIFQAQTVHRQHHDANGVQLSTLLSVKTGGCSEDCAYCPQAARYHTGVEKQALLSREEVVTAATKAKESGATRFCMGAAWRGPKQRDIEQMTELISAVKELGMETCATLGILKPGQATQLKQAGLDYYNHNLDTSPEFYGEIITTREYQDRLDTLEEVRSANINVCCGGIVGMGESRTARAGLIAQLANLDPYPESVPINYLVQVEGTPLYGTPELDPFEFVRSIAAARITMPKAKVRLSAGRRQMSEAIQALCFLAGANSIFYGDKLLTTGNPDVEQDTALLEKLGLHAL; this is encoded by the coding sequence ATGGAATCTGGAACCGGTTTAATTTCTGAAAAACAGTGTGGTTGCGCACACACGTCCGCTGATTCAAATACACAACAAAATCCTGCAGCACGTTGGTCGGTGGCAGCTGTTGAGGCGTTATTAGGGTTACCGTTTAATGATTTGATTTTCCAGGCACAGACAGTGCATCGCCAGCATCATGATGCCAATGGTGTGCAGTTATCTACCTTGTTGTCAGTCAAAACCGGTGGCTGCTCTGAAGATTGTGCCTATTGCCCGCAAGCCGCGCGTTATCACACTGGAGTGGAAAAACAGGCGCTTTTGTCACGCGAAGAAGTCGTTACAGCGGCTACTAAAGCTAAGGAAAGTGGTGCCACTCGTTTTTGTATGGGCGCAGCCTGGCGTGGTCCTAAACAACGTGATATCGAACAAATGACTGAGTTGATTAGTGCCGTCAAAGAACTGGGAATGGAAACCTGTGCCACCTTGGGTATTTTAAAACCAGGCCAGGCGACACAACTCAAACAGGCTGGCTTGGATTACTACAATCATAATCTGGATACCTCTCCTGAGTTTTATGGGGAAATTATTACCACACGTGAATATCAGGATCGATTGGATACACTGGAAGAAGTACGAAGTGCCAATATCAATGTGTGTTGTGGCGGTATTGTCGGCATGGGAGAATCACGTACTGCCCGCGCCGGCTTGATTGCACAATTGGCCAATCTTGATCCCTATCCCGAATCGGTACCAATCAACTATCTGGTACAAGTAGAAGGCACTCCTTTATATGGCACGCCGGAACTGGATCCATTTGAATTTGTTCGTTCCATTGCAGCGGCGCGCATTACGATGCCCAAGGCAAAAGTGAGGTTGTCTGCTGGTCGGCGGCAAATGTCAGAAGCGATCCAGGCATTATGTTTTCTGGCAGGTGCCAATTCCATCTTCTATGGCGACAAACTGTTGACAACCGGCAATCCGGATGTGGAGCAGGATACCGCTTTACTGGAAAAACTAGGTTTGCATGCGTTGTAA
- a CDS encoding tRNA (cytidine(34)-2'-O)-methyltransferase → MLQVILHQPEIPPNTGNIIRLCANTGAQLHLIKPLGFNLSNRQLKRAGLDYHEWTRLTVHDDLPSCLSHIGNCRIFAVTTQATQHYNQVDYTPDDVFLFGSETRGLPATVMEQFSQDRRIRIPMIPASRSLNLSNSVAVVLYEAWRQTGFNAGI, encoded by the coding sequence ATGCTACAAGTTATTCTCCATCAACCAGAAATTCCGCCCAATACCGGCAACATCATTCGCTTATGCGCCAACACTGGCGCGCAGCTACATTTAATTAAACCGTTGGGATTTAATTTAAGTAATCGGCAATTGAAGCGCGCCGGACTGGATTATCACGAATGGACTCGCCTCACCGTGCACGATGATCTGCCCTCTTGTCTCAGTCACATAGGTAATTGTCGAATTTTTGCGGTGACCACCCAAGCAACACAACATTACAACCAGGTGGACTACACGCCTGATGATGTTTTTCTATTTGGCTCTGAAACCCGAGGGCTTCCCGCAACAGTCATGGAGCAATTCTCACAGGATCGCCGCATCCGCATTCCCATGATTCCCGCCTCACGCAGCCTGAATCTCTCCAACTCCGTTGCTGTTGTTCTTTACGAAGCTTGGCGACAAACCGGGTTTAATGCAGGAATTTAA
- a CDS encoding ATP-dependent DNA helicase Rep: protein MTKAAIIPSLPSCIGRMWPGERRFAERLEQKLDDNYKIWYDVRIALIKEHPDFVILHLQHGLLILEVKDWKLSTIIKATLGNWDILGTHGPKSVTNPLEQARRYTIEVINSLERDLQLVYPRGHIYQGKLRFPWAFGVVFSNISRKQFTENSFSDVINQHQVICSDEMFESVDEAFFQERLLGMFQYKFQNKLTPFQIDRIRGILYPEIRILVKQQTLFADDLELPIMAVMDFQQEQLARSLGDGHRVIHGVAGSGKTMILGYRAEYLAGMLEKPVLILCFSEPLSRWLKSWMDMKGLSEKVFVRHFHGWCFDQLKAYNQPRPVEKGEAFFPALVQRVIDSVNCGRIPTGQYGAILIDEGHDFEPDWFRLAVRMIAPKSNHLLVLYDDAQSIFKRSNRRNFSFKSVGVQAQGRTTILKVNYRNTRQILELAALIAKDILDPKATDDNGVPLIWPVSCGREGPLPLILKLPSLKEEAAEIARRMVQARQHGVAWQDMAIIYRTWTVGQICVNALARVKIPHQWQQRDKKSYSPTADVVTVLTMHASKGLEYPFVAIPGMGALFAEETDLEQEARLFYIAATRATNQLLVTGSSDSVFMQKLYSAASSQTSVQ, encoded by the coding sequence ATGACGAAAGCAGCCATCATTCCCTCACTTCCTTCATGTATCGGAAGGATGTGGCCTGGGGAACGACGTTTTGCCGAACGCCTTGAGCAAAAGTTGGATGATAACTATAAGATTTGGTATGACGTGCGCATTGCGTTGATAAAGGAGCATCCTGATTTTGTTATTTTACATCTGCAACATGGTTTGCTGATTCTGGAAGTCAAAGATTGGAAGCTAAGCACTATCATAAAAGCTACACTTGGGAACTGGGATATCTTGGGCACGCATGGCCCTAAATCAGTAACCAATCCGCTTGAGCAGGCGAGACGATACACGATAGAAGTTATCAATAGCCTCGAACGTGATTTGCAGCTTGTTTACCCACGAGGGCATATTTATCAAGGAAAGTTGCGATTCCCGTGGGCTTTTGGCGTTGTGTTTTCCAACATTTCCCGTAAGCAGTTCACAGAAAATTCATTTAGCGACGTCATCAATCAACATCAAGTTATTTGTTCGGATGAGATGTTCGAATCAGTGGATGAAGCATTTTTTCAGGAACGTCTTTTGGGGATGTTTCAATACAAATTTCAAAACAAGCTGACACCATTCCAGATTGATCGAATTCGCGGAATTCTTTATCCGGAAATTAGGATACTCGTTAAACAACAGACTTTATTTGCTGATGATCTTGAACTGCCTATCATGGCAGTGATGGATTTTCAACAAGAGCAACTTGCCCGTAGTCTGGGGGATGGGCATCGTGTTATTCACGGTGTTGCTGGCTCAGGCAAGACGATGATTCTGGGTTATCGTGCTGAATATCTTGCTGGTATGTTGGAAAAACCGGTGCTGATTTTGTGTTTCAGTGAACCGTTATCCAGATGGCTCAAGAGTTGGATGGATATGAAGGGGTTGTCTGAAAAAGTTTTTGTTCGTCATTTTCACGGTTGGTGTTTCGATCAATTAAAAGCATATAACCAACCTCGCCCGGTTGAGAAAGGAGAAGCTTTTTTTCCTGCATTGGTACAACGCGTGATAGACAGTGTTAATTGTGGTCGCATCCCGACTGGTCAGTACGGCGCAATTCTTATTGATGAAGGACATGATTTTGAGCCTGATTGGTTCAGGTTGGCAGTAAGAATGATAGCGCCGAAGAGTAATCACTTGCTCGTATTATATGACGATGCCCAATCAATTTTTAAACGGTCAAATCGTCGCAACTTCAGCTTTAAGAGTGTTGGTGTGCAAGCTCAGGGCCGTACAACGATTCTAAAAGTAAACTATCGTAATACTCGGCAGATATTGGAGTTGGCAGCACTGATTGCCAAGGATATTCTTGATCCAAAGGCAACAGATGATAATGGTGTGCCATTGATATGGCCGGTTAGTTGCGGTCGTGAAGGACCTCTTCCTTTGATACTCAAGCTGCCATCACTCAAAGAAGAGGCAGCAGAAATCGCTCGTCGTATGGTTCAAGCTCGCCAACACGGAGTTGCTTGGCAGGATATGGCAATTATCTATCGTACGTGGACGGTAGGGCAAATTTGTGTCAATGCGCTGGCACGAGTCAAAATCCCTCATCAATGGCAACAGCGCGATAAAAAATCCTATTCGCCGACAGCAGATGTCGTGACAGTGTTGACCATGCACGCTAGTAAGGGATTAGAGTACCCATTTGTTGCAATTCCTGGTATGGGGGCGTTATTCGCCGAAGAGACTGATCTCGAACAGGAAGCGCGACTATTTTATATTGCTGCTACGCGAGCTACCAATCAGTTGTTGGTGACAGGCAGTAGTGATTCCGTGTTCATGCAGAAATTGTATTCCGCTGCATCATCGCAGACTTCAGTACAGTAA
- a CDS encoding glucose-6-phosphate 1-dehydrogenase, producing MDAARTDQSQNEPCSFVIFGATGDLATHKLLPALFDLERVERLVDDLSFIALARRSWTTDDWLEHVRTLLKDKIEQSSIPQEVLNRFLARFRYLQADLNDTESYRTLAADLTACGSTGSRTVFYLAIRPADFVTVIKNLKAAGLNEPRGMNRVVIEKPFGEDLESAQVLNRVLHQNFDEEQIYRIDHFLGKETVQNLLVFRFANTIIEPLWNRNFIDHVQITVAESIGIGKRAGYYDRAGALRDMLQNHLMQLLTVVAMEPPPALEADALRDEKVKVLRSIRPIGKRAVHAHAVRAQYTHGSIDGQSVVGYQQEENIELGSITETFAAAKFYIDNWRWRGVPFYLRTGKRMPRQHSMIAIRFKHPPQQLFRETPLESIDPNWILLSIQPEESMHMEIHVKQPGLDMNTRVMQMNASFLKTDEQTLDAYETLLLDVIEGDRSLFIRFDEAEWAWRVIDPILKFWTVEREYIPTYPAGSWGPAEANRLFDSDDQIWRNEL from the coding sequence ATGGACGCTGCAAGAACGGATCAGTCCCAAAATGAACCATGTTCGTTTGTTATTTTTGGTGCGACAGGCGATCTGGCCACACATAAACTGTTGCCGGCATTGTTTGATCTGGAGCGGGTTGAACGTCTGGTAGACGATCTATCTTTTATCGCCCTTGCGCGTCGTAGCTGGACGACTGATGACTGGCTCGAACATGTCCGTACCCTGCTAAAGGATAAGATTGAGCAATCATCTATCCCTCAAGAGGTGCTGAATCGATTTTTGGCGCGTTTTCGCTACTTGCAAGCGGATCTGAACGATACTGAATCTTATCGTACCCTCGCTGCTGATCTGACAGCGTGCGGATCAACCGGTTCAAGGACAGTATTTTATCTGGCAATTCGCCCAGCTGATTTTGTGACGGTTATCAAGAATCTCAAGGCGGCTGGGTTGAACGAACCTCGTGGCATGAATCGGGTGGTGATTGAAAAGCCATTTGGGGAAGATCTGGAATCGGCCCAGGTACTGAATCGTGTCTTGCATCAGAATTTTGATGAAGAGCAGATTTATCGCATAGATCATTTTTTGGGCAAGGAAACGGTGCAAAATCTGCTGGTTTTCCGCTTTGCCAATACCATCATTGAACCATTGTGGAATCGTAATTTCATTGATCACGTGCAAATTACAGTGGCCGAATCAATCGGCATTGGAAAACGTGCGGGGTATTATGATCGTGCCGGTGCTTTGCGTGACATGTTGCAAAATCACCTGATGCAACTGCTGACGGTGGTCGCAATGGAACCACCTCCTGCGCTAGAAGCGGATGCGCTGCGGGATGAAAAGGTCAAGGTGTTGCGTTCAATTCGTCCAATCGGCAAACGGGCAGTACATGCACATGCTGTACGAGCGCAGTATACGCATGGCAGTATCGACGGGCAATCGGTGGTGGGGTATCAGCAGGAAGAAAATATCGAACTGGGTTCAATTACTGAAACCTTTGCAGCGGCCAAGTTCTATATTGATAACTGGCGTTGGCGCGGTGTTCCGTTTTATTTGCGCACCGGTAAACGTATGCCCAGGCAGCATTCAATGATTGCCATTCGTTTTAAACATCCCCCACAGCAACTCTTTCGTGAAACACCGCTGGAATCAATCGATCCCAATTGGATATTGCTGTCGATCCAGCCGGAAGAATCCATGCATATGGAAATTCACGTCAAGCAACCGGGGCTGGACATGAATACGCGCGTCATGCAGATGAATGCCAGTTTTCTCAAAACAGATGAACAGACACTGGATGCTTATGAAACTTTGTTGCTGGATGTAATTGAGGGGGATCGCTCATTGTTTATTCGTTTCGATGAAGCTGAATGGGCCTGGCGTGTAATTGATCCGATCCTGAAATTCTGGACAGTTGAACGCGAATATATTCCAACCTATCCTGCCGGCAGTTGGGGACCAGCAGAAGCAAACCGCTTGTTTGATAGTGATGACCAGATCTGGCGCAATGAATTGTAA